Proteins encoded within one genomic window of Deinococcus metallilatus:
- a CDS encoding tetratricopeptide repeat protein produces the protein MTLTHKVEDRRVIPRWRDTRVAVEMGEASSLRPPRAASTEQVSAQIASHLNQLRVAFAARPSIGRAAELTSAAALAARPQVAEDAAEYLLLHADDTTPTALSTARDVLGFQLEAPPLRLVTPALSMDRLQEEVRRLKAVVRAFPRSPLAHVDLARMYAALGVLAKAERHLTVALGLAPHHRLTLRAAVRFHLHAHDPREAVRLLRQQPLTLQDPWLMAAEISAAMVAGLPPKSVKRAREVLEHREFSPLHSSELAAALGTLDLTDGKTKRVRKLFQQALERPTENAVAQVQWAAPHVRLELKESQLVDVPRNFEARGQDSYEARNYEDARAAFVSWLQDEPFSSTPAIMAGYLSHLLDETPGQAIELTKLGLTATPEEDTLLNNMAFYLADAGQLDRAERYLARAQAVAPANELGLTLRATEGLIAFRRGDPVRGAALYEEALRAARALKNTEREVLARLYYARELARHRDPQAPALLAEAYAAALNFGESGAVLTARRVRADAEALLRA, from the coding sequence GTGACCCTCACCCACAAGGTGGAGGATCGGCGCGTTATCCCGCGCTGGCGCGACACGCGGGTGGCCGTGGAGATGGGGGAGGCGTCCAGCCTGCGGCCCCCCCGCGCCGCGAGTACGGAGCAGGTGAGCGCCCAGATCGCCTCACACCTGAACCAACTGCGGGTGGCGTTCGCCGCACGGCCCAGCATCGGGCGGGCGGCCGAACTGACGAGTGCGGCGGCGCTCGCCGCGCGTCCGCAGGTGGCGGAGGACGCCGCCGAGTACCTGCTGCTGCACGCGGACGACACGACCCCCACGGCCCTGTCCACGGCCCGTGACGTCCTCGGGTTCCAGCTTGAGGCCCCGCCCCTCAGGCTGGTTACCCCAGCCCTGAGCATGGACCGGCTGCAAGAGGAAGTGCGGCGCCTCAAGGCGGTGGTGCGGGCCTTTCCGCGGAGCCCGCTCGCTCACGTGGACCTGGCCCGCATGTACGCGGCCCTGGGTGTCCTGGCAAAGGCCGAGCGCCACCTCACCGTGGCGCTGGGCCTGGCCCCCCACCACCGCCTGACCCTGCGGGCCGCGGTGCGGTTCCACCTGCATGCCCACGATCCCCGCGAGGCCGTCCGGCTGCTGCGGCAACAGCCGCTGACCCTCCAGGACCCTTGGCTGATGGCGGCCGAGATCAGCGCGGCGATGGTGGCTGGCCTGCCCCCCAAGTCGGTCAAGCGGGCCCGCGAGGTGCTGGAGCACCGGGAGTTCTCACCCCTCCACAGCAGCGAACTCGCCGCCGCCCTGGGCACCCTCGACCTGACGGACGGAAAGACCAAGCGGGTGCGGAAGTTGTTTCAGCAGGCCCTGGAGCGGCCGACCGAGAACGCGGTCGCACAGGTGCAGTGGGCGGCGCCGCACGTCCGGCTGGAGCTGAAGGAATCGCAACTCGTGGACGTTCCCCGGAATTTCGAGGCCCGCGGGCAGGACAGCTACGAGGCCCGCAACTACGAGGACGCCCGCGCGGCATTCGTGTCCTGGTTGCAGGATGAACCGTTCTCGTCCACGCCCGCCATCATGGCCGGGTACCTCTCGCATCTGCTCGACGAGACGCCCGGGCAGGCCATCGAACTCACCAAACTCGGCCTGACGGCCACCCCGGAGGAGGACACCCTCCTGAACAACATGGCGTTCTACCTGGCGGACGCTGGGCAACTCGACCGCGCCGAGCGGTACCTCGCGCGTGCCCAGGCCGTGGCCCCAGCGAACGAACTCGGGTTGACCCTGCGCGCCACCGAGGGCCTCATCGCGTTCCGCCGCGGTGATCCGGTGCGCGGCGCGGCGCTGTACGAGGAGGCGCTGCGGGCCGCACGCGCCCTGAAAAACACCGAGCGCGAGGTGCTGGCCCGGCTGTACTACGCCCGGGAACTGGCGAGACACCGCGACCCGCAGGCGCCCGCCCTCCTGGCCGAGGCGTACGCCGCCGCGCTGAACTTCGGGGAGTCCGGCGCGGTCCTGACCGCCCGGCGGGTGAGGGCCGACGCCGAAGCGCTCCTCAGGGCGTAA
- a CDS encoding copper resistance CopC family protein has protein sequence MILKRLLALLPLTLGAALVHTEVTAVTPARGATVPAPQQVTLTLSEPVSLRFSTFKVYPLTASGNAAAVQQAAATLAKTALDARNDAAARADTIQTRTGMAARVVLPLKAGLKPGLYAVLWRLASEDGHPISGQSVFRVK, from the coding sequence ATGATCCTCAAGCGCCTCTTGGCCCTGCTCCCCCTTACCCTGGGCGCCGCCCTCGTGCACACCGAGGTCACCGCCGTCACCCCCGCCCGCGGCGCCACGGTGCCCGCTCCCCAGCAGGTGACCCTCACCCTCAGCGAGCCGGTCAGCCTGCGCTTTTCCACCTTCAAGGTCTACCCGCTCACCGCCAGCGGCAATGCCGCCGCCGTGCAGCAGGCCGCCGCCACCCTCGCCAAGACGGCCCTCGATGCCAGGAACGACGCGGCGGCCCGGGCGGACACCATTCAGACCCGCACGGGCATGGCGGCGCGGGTCGTCCTGCCCCTCAAGGCCGGGCTGAAGCCGGGCCTGTACGCGGTCCTGTGGCGCCTCGCCTCGGAAGACGGTCACCCGATCAGCGGGCAGAGCGTCTTTCGGGTGAAGTGA
- a CDS encoding DUF2946 family protein, giving the protein MKAARPVPLPWMRLLAGLLTVLAAFAFQARGGQGVAPLFVGQAQHGAPAAQTTHRGHHPGDEAPRRPPVPHAHGAHCLFCLTQAYGLEASVPELVTGSPRSPPPPGVFTLPVSRALPRHADARAPPPRPS; this is encoded by the coding sequence GTGAAGGCCGCCCGCCCGGTCCCCCTGCCCTGGATGCGCCTGCTGGCGGGCCTCCTGACGGTGCTGGCGGCCTTCGCCTTTCAGGCTCGAGGAGGCCAGGGGGTGGCGCCCCTGTTTGTGGGCCAGGCCCAGCACGGCGCTCCGGCAGCGCAGACCACCCATCGTGGTCATCACCCCGGGGATGAGGCCCCACGGCGGCCTCCGGTCCCCCACGCTCACGGCGCCCACTGCCTGTTCTGTCTGACCCAGGCCTACGGGCTGGAGGCCAGCGTGCCGGAGCTGGTCACGGGGTCTCCCCGCTCGCCGCCGCCCCCGGGCGTCTTCACGCTTCCGGTGAGCCGGGCTTTGCCCCGGCACGCGGACGCCCGCGCGCCACCCCCCCGGCCGAGCTGA
- a CDS encoding CopD family protein — protein MTPAAASLLTFAGLALLLGGALARRRLAGLVGAPPGGWPGWQGAGALLIALGVALQVGGTLTALGFTAPADVLAYLTSTGPGRAALTALLGTAVLLTGEVLGRSSVPVGLGAAVTLWGVAGGGHGAVGGDLPMRAAHALHAGAMAAWTGGVLVLACGRGTNWRAAARAFTPVALGSVVLLSLSGLYLGLHHAGPVQAWPGSGYGTTLLLKLGVFAATLLAAVGVRRTLAPHTASFPRAALAVEAGLLLVVLGVTAVLVGSVPPQT, from the coding sequence GTGACGCCGGCCGCCGCCAGCCTGCTCACCTTCGCCGGGCTGGCCCTGCTGCTGGGCGGCGCGCTCGCCCGGCGCCGTCTGGCGGGCCTGGTCGGGGCCCCGCCCGGCGGGTGGCCCGGCTGGCAGGGGGCCGGCGCGCTCCTGATCGCCCTGGGGGTGGCCCTGCAAGTCGGGGGCACGCTGACGGCCCTGGGGTTCACGGCCCCCGCCGACGTGCTGGCCTATCTCACCTCGACCGGGCCAGGCCGGGCGGCCCTGACCGCGCTGCTGGGGACGGCCGTCCTCCTGACCGGCGAGGTCCTTGGCCGGTCCAGTGTCCCCGTGGGGCTGGGGGCGGCCGTCACCCTCTGGGGGGTGGCGGGCGGCGGGCACGGGGCGGTGGGGGGCGACCTCCCCATGCGCGCGGCCCACGCCCTGCACGCCGGGGCGATGGCCGCCTGGACCGGGGGCGTGCTGGTGCTGGCCTGCGGGCGGGGGACGAACTGGCGGGCGGCGGCCCGGGCCTTTACCCCCGTGGCCCTGGGGAGCGTCGTGCTGCTGTCGCTGAGCGGGCTTTACCTGGGCTTGCACCACGCGGGTCCCGTCCAGGCCTGGCCCGGGAGTGGGTACGGCACCACGCTGCTGCTGAAGCTGGGGGTCTTCGCGGCCACGCTCCTCGCCGCGGTGGGCGTCCGCCGGACGCTCGCCCCGCACACGGCCTCCTTTCCCCGGGCGGCCCTGGCGGTCGAGGCGGGCCTGCTGCTCGTGGTGCTGGGGGTCACCGCGGTGCTGGTGGGCAGCGTGCCTCCCCAGACCTGA
- a CDS encoding ArsR/SmtB family transcription factor, with translation MSVRTPPAPDLLEAKAKLFRGFSDRSRLSLLEALREEPRRVSERMALTGLTQPNVSHHLACLRDGGLVQAERVGQMLALIDDLLAAVAACGHDREEFPSS, from the coding sequence ATGTCCGTGCGGACGCCCCCCGCGCCCGACCTGCTGGAAGCGAAAGCCAAGCTGTTCCGGGGTTTTTCCGACCGCTCGCGGCTGAGCCTCCTGGAAGCCCTGCGCGAGGAGCCACGCCGCGTGTCCGAACGGATGGCCCTCACCGGCCTGACCCAGCCCAACGTCAGCCACCACCTGGCCTGCCTGAGGGACGGCGGCCTGGTGCAGGCCGAGCGGGTGGGCCAGATGCTGGCCCTGATCGACGACCTGCTGGCCGCGGTGGCCGCGTGCGGCCATGACCGGGAAGAGTTCCCTTCCTCCTGA
- a CDS encoding antitoxin Xre/MbcA/ParS toxin-binding domain-containing protein, producing the protein MTTTEGPTAHLLMDARDPRSGKLDARRVASTFGLTMRELAQALERDPSGLSKHPTSDSLQEPLHELEEIGLHLREVFGDLGVGRMWLRAPNPVLEGRAPLSYLLERRPVAVQRLLLLAETGTPT; encoded by the coding sequence ATGACGACCACGGAAGGACCGACCGCCCACCTGCTGATGGACGCGCGTGACCCGCGCAGCGGCAAGCTGGACGCCCGGCGGGTGGCGAGCACCTTCGGCCTGACCATGCGCGAACTGGCGCAGGCGCTGGAGCGCGACCCCAGCGGGCTGAGCAAGCACCCCACCAGCGATTCGCTCCAGGAACCGCTGCACGAGCTGGAGGAGATCGGGCTGCATCTCAGGGAGGTCTTCGGGGACCTGGGGGTGGGCCGGATGTGGCTGCGCGCCCCCAACCCGGTGCTGGAGGGCCGGGCGCCGCTGTCGTACCTGCTCGAACGGCGGCCGGTGGCCGTGCAGCGCCTGTTGCTGCTGGCGGAGACGGGCACGCCGACCTGA
- a CDS encoding protein kinase domain-containing protein has protein sequence MLGSTAPSTPYSQGHHSVGYFVRHADGREGFLKAIDLSNVYQAPNVMQELQAVSAQFNFEVSLLAMCRNLRMHRVVRAISHGEERLPGVNVPVPYIIFDRADGDVRDHLAITAIDEVWLLRCIHHVAVGVQQLHIAKLAHNDLKPANVLVFSEDGWKIGDLGTAVDALGKSPHHETAFPGTWEYAPPEALYFAQSADVWRDRKRADLYMLGGLVTFLFTHQHFNSYLYAELDEAMRPLFCGGDWEEDFPQVLPHLLDAFGRAMRGVSAQLQRRLGPVLAAEVTRSIGELCFPDPLRRGHPRNLGRVDPTGLQQYVSLFDRLAVAAALRRKQRAP, from the coding sequence GTGCTGGGCAGCACGGCACCGTCCACGCCCTATTCCCAGGGACACCACTCCGTCGGGTACTTCGTTCGGCACGCCGACGGGCGCGAGGGGTTCCTCAAGGCCATCGACCTGTCGAACGTCTACCAGGCCCCCAACGTCATGCAGGAACTCCAGGCCGTCTCCGCGCAGTTCAATTTTGAAGTCTCCCTGCTCGCGATGTGCCGGAACCTGCGCATGCACCGCGTGGTGCGGGCCATCAGTCACGGAGAGGAGCGCCTGCCCGGGGTGAATGTCCCGGTGCCGTACATCATCTTCGACCGGGCGGACGGGGACGTCCGCGACCATCTGGCGATCACGGCCATCGATGAGGTCTGGCTGCTGCGCTGCATCCACCATGTGGCGGTCGGTGTTCAGCAATTGCACATCGCCAAGCTGGCCCACAATGACCTCAAACCCGCGAACGTCCTGGTCTTCTCGGAGGACGGCTGGAAGATCGGCGACCTGGGCACCGCCGTGGACGCGCTCGGGAAATCCCCACACCATGAGACGGCCTTTCCCGGCACCTGGGAGTATGCCCCGCCCGAGGCGTTGTATTTTGCCCAGTCGGCCGACGTCTGGCGGGACCGCAAGCGCGCCGACCTGTACATGCTCGGGGGGTTGGTGACGTTCCTGTTCACCCACCAGCACTTCAACAGTTACCTGTACGCCGAACTGGACGAGGCGATGCGGCCGCTCTTCTGCGGCGGGGACTGGGAGGAGGACTTTCCCCAGGTGCTGCCGCACCTGCTGGACGCGTTCGGGCGGGCGATGCGGGGGGTGTCGGCGCAACTCCAGCGGCGCCTGGGACCTGTCCTCGCGGCGGAAGTGACCCGCAGCATCGGGGAGCTGTGTTTCCCCGACCCCCTGCGGCGTGGCCATCCCCGCAATCTCGGGCGGGTGGACCCGACCGGCCTCCAGCAGTACGTCAGTCTCTTCGACCGCCTCGCGGTCGCGGCGGCCTTGCGGCGAAAGCAGCGGGCCCCGTGA
- a CDS encoding RES family NAD+ phosphorylase has protein sequence MRRGQDLKRALLDAPLWTPTRVIDAYRTVPLLALRKYSPDPLNTAGSVVTGGRYNAPQGFPEAHEMLYLAENTAVAHAEARVITVVTGPPGVVIQPGTDQRPRLDITVKLRLGAVLDLTDLGVQTHLDVQPGDLFQEWLPLNLDGHLALTQLLARAVLDSARYDAILYPSARYPGGRNYAVFPQRVAPTDRAVHDPDGELGVFRRPG, from the coding sequence ATGCGGCGGGGCCAGGACCTGAAGCGCGCGTTGCTCGACGCCCCCCTGTGGACCCCGACCCGGGTCATCGATGCCTACCGCACGGTGCCGCTGCTCGCGCTGCGCAAGTACAGCCCCGACCCCCTGAACACCGCCGGTTCAGTGGTGACGGGGGGCCGGTACAACGCGCCGCAGGGGTTCCCAGAGGCACACGAGATGCTGTACCTGGCGGAAAACACGGCCGTCGCCCACGCCGAGGCCAGGGTGATCACGGTGGTGACGGGCCCACCAGGCGTTGTGATCCAACCGGGCACCGACCAGCGCCCCCGGCTGGACATCACCGTCAAGCTACGCCTGGGGGCCGTCCTCGACCTGACCGATCTCGGGGTCCAGACTCACCTCGACGTGCAGCCAGGCGACCTCTTCCAGGAGTGGTTGCCGCTGAACCTGGACGGGCACCTGGCCCTGACGCAACTCCTCGCGCGGGCGGTCCTGGACAGCGCCCGGTACGACGCCATCCTCTACCCCAGTGCCCGCTATCCCGGTGGGCGCAACTACGCCGTGTTCCCGCAGCGGGTGGCTCCCACCGACCGGGCTGTTCATGACCCGGACGGGGAACTGGGGGTGTTCCGGCGACCAGGATGA
- a CDS encoding DUF1775 domain-containing protein, which produces MFNRPLPLLLALLLPVAAAHATVRTETGAGESKVGVSETYRLNVPTEKEISTTEIRLVIPAGVTITRFQVTPGFTRTVKTNAAGLITEVTWRGRIAPQEYARFYFQARNPDAAGPVSWKIYQTYSDGSVALWDGSDPEKAPASTITVQ; this is translated from the coding sequence ATGTTCAACCGACCCCTGCCTCTCCTCCTCGCCCTGCTGCTCCCCGTCGCCGCCGCCCACGCCACCGTCCGCACCGAAACCGGCGCGGGCGAATCGAAGGTCGGCGTCTCGGAGACCTACCGCCTGAACGTGCCCACGGAAAAGGAGATCAGCACCACCGAGATTCGCCTCGTGATCCCTGCCGGGGTGACGATCACCCGCTTTCAGGTCACGCCCGGGTTCACCCGCACCGTCAAGACGAACGCGGCGGGGCTGATCACGGAAGTGACCTGGCGGGGCCGCATCGCCCCGCAGGAGTACGCCCGCTTCTACTTCCAGGCTCGCAACCCGGACGCGGCGGGCCCCGTGAGCTGGAAGATCTATCAGACCTACAGCGACGGCAGCGTGGCGCTCTGGGACGGCAGCGATCCCGAGAAGGCCCCCGCCAGCACCATCACCGTCCAGTAA
- a CDS encoding LysE/ArgO family amino acid transporter, producing MAEFFPAALVQGFGVSAAHLIGVSALNAFVLRQALHRHHPLVAGSAGVLADMLFITLGTTGLGALLARLPLLAPVAAWGGAAFLFWHGWKAFRAVRSPNVIDTRTPRRELGGPRQVAATALGLTLLNPHPYVDSVVLFGALSTPLPPLGRTLFALGAVSASLAWYALLAFGGVRLAPLFRSPRAWRWLDVLVGTLLWTFALSLMWRALHGGLLDHG from the coding sequence ATGGCTGAGTTCTTCCCGGCCGCCCTGGTGCAGGGGTTCGGGGTGAGTGCCGCGCACCTGATCGGCGTGAGTGCCCTCAACGCCTTTGTCCTGCGCCAAGCCCTCCACCGCCATCACCCCCTTGTGGCGGGAAGCGCGGGCGTCCTGGCCGACATGCTGTTCATCACCCTCGGCACGACCGGCCTGGGGGCGCTGCTCGCGCGCCTCCCGCTCCTGGCCCCGGTAGCGGCGTGGGGCGGGGCCGCGTTCCTGTTCTGGCACGGCTGGAAAGCGTTTCGCGCCGTCCGCTCCCCGAACGTCATCGACACCCGGACCCCCCGCCGGGAGCTGGGCGGTCCCCGTCAGGTGGCGGCCACGGCTCTGGGCCTCACCCTGCTCAATCCCCACCCCTATGTGGACAGCGTGGTGCTGTTCGGCGCCCTGTCCACCCCCCTCCCGCCGCTGGGCCGGACCCTCTTCGCCCTGGGAGCCGTCTCTGCGTCCCTCGCCTGGTACGCGCTGCTGGCCTTCGGAGGAGTCCGCCTCGCGCCCCTGTTCCGTTCCCCCCGGGCCTGGCGGTGGCTGGACGTGCTGGTGGGCACGCTGCTGTGGACCTTCGCCCTGTCCCTGATGTGGCGGGCGCTGCACGGCGGCCTGCTGGACCACGGGTGA